The following coding sequences are from one Sphingobium sp. V4 window:
- the hutC gene encoding histidine utilization repressor — protein MKPASLHDRIRQDIESRIMSGAWEAGHRIPPEHALMADYDCSRMTVNKAISALVERGLIERRKRAGSFVAAPTVHRAAIDIPDIAAEIEGQGRSHGLVMLDQADREAEAADRALLAMAGGRVLALTCLHRADGAPFALEERLINLAMVPAARTIDFTRESPGRWLLGHVPWTDARHRITAIAATPVIAGNLDLEAGAPCLSIERWTWRTAERITYVRQIYPGSHALTARFIA, from the coding sequence ATGAAGCCCGCCTCGCTCCATGACCGCATCCGGCAGGACATCGAAAGTCGGATCATGTCAGGCGCGTGGGAGGCGGGGCATCGCATTCCGCCCGAACATGCGCTGATGGCCGACTATGACTGTTCGCGCATGACCGTGAACAAGGCGATTTCGGCTCTGGTCGAGCGGGGGCTGATCGAACGGCGCAAGCGCGCCGGAAGTTTCGTCGCCGCCCCGACCGTTCACCGCGCCGCGATCGACATTCCCGACATCGCCGCAGAGATCGAAGGGCAAGGGCGCAGCCACGGGCTGGTCATGCTCGATCAGGCCGACCGGGAGGCGGAAGCGGCCGATCGCGCACTGCTGGCGATGGCGGGCGGTCGGGTGCTGGCGCTGACCTGCCTGCATCGCGCCGATGGCGCGCCCTTCGCGCTGGAGGAGCGGCTCATCAATCTTGCGATGGTGCCCGCCGCGCGCACCATCGACTTCACCCGCGAAAGTCCCGGCCGATGGCTACTGGGTCATGTGCCATGGACCGACGCCCGCCACCGCATCACGGCGATCGCCGCAACGCCGGTCATCGCCGGCAATCTCGACCTAGAGGCGGGCGCGCCCTGCCTGTCGATCGAGCGATGGACCTGGCGCACGGCGGAACGGATCACCTATGTCCGGCAAATCTATCCCGGTTCCCATGCGTTGACGGCACGTTTCATCGCCTGA
- a CDS encoding formimidoylglutamate deiminase has translation MDRGADSFFHFAAALLPDGWAENVRLAVADGVVVAIERAVRPQATDARLGAALPGLPNLHSHAFQRGMAGLAERRCASEDSFWTWRETMYRFVDRLTPDLLEAIAALAYVEMLESGFTRVGEFHYLHHDRDGRPFADPAAMSMAIAAAAQDSGIALTHLPVFYAHAGFGGVPPEEGQRRFLHGIDGFAALLDRLRALLSPLPDAVLGIAPHSLRAVTPEQLARLVPLAAGPIHMHVAEQVKEVEDCVAWSGARPVEWLLANMPVDSRWCFVHATHMKQTEVQAMAASGAAAGLCPITEANLGDGLFPAAPFLAAGGGYGIGTDSNILVDAMEELRLLEYGQRLAMRRRNIFASPSGSTGAALYRGALRGGAQALGASADLQIGATADFLTLDGDHPSLTGRKGDALLDGLVFAAGRSAIDGVWRRGRRLVEKGRHVRRDAIVARYRRALADILA, from the coding sequence ATGGACAGGGGTGCAGACAGTTTCTTTCACTTCGCCGCGGCATTGCTGCCCGATGGCTGGGCGGAGAATGTCCGGCTTGCCGTTGCGGACGGCGTGGTGGTCGCGATCGAACGCGCTGTCCGGCCGCAGGCGACCGACGCGCGGCTTGGCGCTGCCCTGCCCGGCCTGCCCAACCTTCATAGCCACGCCTTCCAGCGCGGCATGGCGGGCCTCGCGGAACGGCGCTGCGCCAGCGAGGACAGTTTCTGGACATGGCGCGAGACGATGTATCGCTTCGTAGATCGCCTGACGCCCGATCTGCTGGAAGCGATCGCGGCACTGGCCTATGTCGAGATGCTGGAAAGCGGCTTCACCCGCGTTGGCGAGTTTCACTATCTTCATCACGACAGGGATGGCCGGCCGTTCGCCGATCCGGCCGCGATGAGCATGGCAATAGCCGCCGCCGCGCAGGACAGTGGCATCGCCCTCACCCATCTGCCGGTCTTCTACGCCCATGCCGGTTTCGGCGGTGTCCCGCCAGAGGAGGGCCAGCGGCGCTTCCTCCATGGCATCGACGGCTTTGCCGCGTTGCTCGACAGGCTGCGCGCCCTTCTCTCTCCCCTCCCCGATGCGGTGCTGGGCATTGCGCCGCACAGCCTGCGCGCCGTGACCCCCGAGCAGCTGGCCCGTCTCGTCCCGCTGGCCGCCGGCCCGATCCATATGCACGTCGCCGAGCAGGTGAAGGAGGTGGAGGACTGTGTCGCGTGGAGCGGCGCGCGTCCGGTGGAATGGCTGCTCGCCAACATGCCGGTCGACAGCCGCTGGTGCTTCGTCCATGCGACGCACATGAAACAGACCGAAGTGCAGGCGATGGCGGCCAGCGGCGCGGCGGCCGGCCTTTGTCCGATCACCGAAGCCAATCTGGGCGACGGCCTGTTCCCTGCCGCGCCGTTCCTGGCCGCGGGCGGCGGCTATGGGATCGGCACGGATTCCAACATTCTGGTGGACGCGATGGAGGAATTGCGCCTGCTGGAATATGGACAGCGCCTCGCCATGCGTCGGCGCAACATCTTCGCGTCGCCATCAGGATCGACCGGCGCTGCGCTTTATCGCGGGGCATTGCGCGGCGGCGCGCAGGCACTGGGGGCATCGGCCGACCTGCAGATCGGCGCGACGGCCGATTTCCTGACGCTGGATGGGGACCATCCCTCCTTGACCGGACGCAAGGGCGACGCTCTGCTCGACGGGCTGGTCTTTGCGGCGGGGCGGTCGGCGATCGACGGGGTGTGGCGGCGCGGCAGGCGCCTAGTGGAAAAGGGCCGCCATGTCCGTCGCGACGCGATCGTCGCCCGATATCGCCGCGCGCTGGCCGACATTCTCGCATGA